CACCCTGAACACCGTCTCCACCATCGGCTCCTTCCTGCTCGGCCTGTCGATCCTGCCGTTCCTCTACAACGTCTGGAAGACCGCCAAGTACGGCGAGAAGGTGGAGGTCGACGACCCGTGGGGCTACGGCCGCTCGCTGGAGTGGGCGACCTCCTGCCCGCCGCCGCGGCACAACTTCCTCACGCTGCCGCGTATCCGCTCGGAATCCCCGGCGTTCGACCTGCACCACCCGGAGATCGCCGCGCTGGACTACCTGGAGGCTCACGGTGAGCCCGCCAAGCACTTCGCCGGTGTGACCCCGGCGAAGTACGACAACCCGCAGCTCACCAAGGGCAAGAAGGAGGGCGACGCCTGATGAGGGAACAGGGCAAGATCTTCCTCGGCTTCGCGGTCTTCATCCTCGCGATGGCCATCACCTACGGCCTCTGGACCTCGCACAGCGACCACGGCACGGAGGCGGCCGGTACCACCGCGCTGTTCCTGGCCTTCGGTCTCTGCGCGTTCATCGGGTACTACCTCGCCTTCACCGCCCGCCGGGTGGACAGTGGCGCGGGTGACAACCCCGAGGCCGAGGTGGCGGACGACGCCGGCGAGCAGGGCTTCTTCGCCCCGCACAGCTGGCAGCCGCTCTCGCTGGGGATCGGTGGCGCGCTCGCCTTCCTCGGCGTGATCTTCGGCTGGTGGCTGCTCTACTGGTCGATCCCGATCATCCTGATCGGCCTGTACGGCTGGGTGTTCGAGTTCTACCGGGGCGAGGACCAGAACCAGTAGTCCCGCCGCCCCTCACCGGGCACCGCACAGGGCCGGGTCTCCCGCAAGGGGGGCCCGGCCCCGCTGCGTCCGGGCGGGTGCGACGTCACTCCGCCGGCGCAGTCGCGGGCCTTTCGGATGTCGCCATCCGCACGGGTGTTCCTACGATCTGATCAATCGTGCGACCCCTCGGAGGCGGGCATGACCGGCAGGCGCGGAATCTCAGGTATAGGCAGCATCTCCCTCGCACTCGCGTGCATGACCCCCTTGGCCGCCTGCTCCTCGGGCGGCGGCGGGGACCAGGCCACGGTGGAGCCGGCCCGGGCGGTGGACGCGGCGGCCCTGGTGCACATCTCGGCCACCGGCCAGGTGGACCCGTCCAAGCCCTTCACCGTCACGGCCGAGCCCGGCAGCCGGCTCACCGACGTCACCGTCGCCGGCCCGGACGGGCGGCTGGTGGCCGGAAAGCTCGCGGACGACCAGCGCAGCTGGCAGAGCACCGGGCACCTGAAGGCGGCCACCAGCTACGCGGTGCGGGTCGCCGCGGACGACGGCAAGGGCGGCCGGGGCGAGACCAGCTCCTCGTTCAGCACCGTCGCCGCGCAGCGCCTGCTGACCGCCAAGCTCGGCCCGGACTCCTCCGGCAGCGGCGTCTACGGCGTCGGCCAGCCGCTCACCGTCCAGCTCTCCGAGCCGGTCAAGGACCCGGCGGCCCGCCAGGAGGTCGAGCGGTCCCTGGCGGTCACCTCCCAGCCCGCCGTGGTCGGCGCCTGGTACTGGGTGGACGACAGCAACCTGCACTTCCGGCCGAAGGACTACTGGCCGGCCGACGCGAAGGTCTCGCTCGCCTTCGACGGCGAGGGCAGCCGGATCTCGGACGGCCTCTACGGCGGCGCGCCCGCCACACTCGCCCTGCGCACCGGCGACCGGGTGGAGAGCCTGGTGGACGCGGCCACCCACGAGCTCACGCTCAGCCGCAACGGGGTACCGGTGCGGACCATCCCGGTGACCACCGGCAAGCCCGGCTTCTCCACCCGCAACGGCACCAAGGTGGTGCTGGGACAGGAGCGCGTGGTGCGGATGAGCGGCGAGACGATCGGCATAGCCGCGGGCAGCCAGGAGTCCTACGACCTCCAGGTCGAGTGGGCCACCCGGGTGACCTGGAGCGGCGAGTACGTGCACGCCGCTCCCTGGTCGGTGGCCTCGCAGGGGGTCGACAACGTCAGCCACGGCTGCACGGGCATGAGCACCGAGAACGCCAAGTGGTTCTACGACCAGACCCGGGTCGGTGACATCGTCCGGGTCGTGAACAGCCTGGGCGCCGGCATGGAGCCGTTCGGCAACGGCTTCGGCGACTGGAACGTCTCCTGGGACGACTGGCTCAAGCACAGCGCCACCGGACAGCCCGTCAGCACCGCCGCCCGGAGCGGCCAGGGCCAGGTCGCGTCGGTGGCCCTGCCGCAGCTCTAGCCGTCTGACCCGGGGCGCAGGTCAGGCCCCGTACGCGAGCCCCAGGGCCGTCTGCACGGCGGCCAGGGCGTCCGCCCGGGTGACACCGAGGCGCCGGGCCCGCTCGGCGTACTCGGTGGCGGCGGCGGCCGTCAGGCGGTGTGCGGTGTCGCCGGTGGCGGCGATCAGGGTGCCGCGCCGGCCGTGCGTCTCCACGACGCCGTCCGCCTCCAGCTCCCGGTAGGCCCGGGCCACCGTGTTGGCGGCCAGCCCCAGCTGCTCGGCCAGGGCCCGGACGGTGGGCAGCTTCAACCCGGTGGGCAGGTCGCCGCTGCGGGCCCGGTCGGCGATCTGGGTGCGGATCTGCTCGTACGGGGGAGTGGCGGCGTCGTGGTCGACGGACAGGTGCACGGGTACTCCTGACGAGTGGTCGGTGCCGGGCGCCGTGCGGGGCGGCCGGGGCGGAAACGGGAGAGAGGGCCCCCGTCCGGCGGATGCCGGGCAGGGGCCCTCTCGTGTGGAGTACGGGATCAGTGGTGGCCGTGGCCGCTGGTGATCTCGTGGTGCTCCTCGGCCGTGGGCTTGGCGATCTGGCTGCCTTCGCCGTAGAAGCTCTCGGAGAGCTTCGCGCGGGTCTTGGTGACCACGCCGACCTTGGCGGCCACGCCGTTCTCGTCCACCTCGGCCGGCAGCTCCACCGGCTGCACCTGCTCGTGGGCGGTGAGGGTGTGCAGCTTGGCGGGCGGGAGCTGGGCGTGCACCTCGACGAACTCGCCGTGCGGCAGGCGCTTGATGACGCCG
The sequence above is drawn from the Kitasatospora sp. NBC_00315 genome and encodes:
- a CDS encoding cytochrome c oxidase subunit 4 encodes the protein MREQGKIFLGFAVFILAMAITYGLWTSHSDHGTEAAGTTALFLAFGLCAFIGYYLAFTARRVDSGAGDNPEAEVADDAGEQGFFAPHSWQPLSLGIGGALAFLGVIFGWWLLYWSIPIILIGLYGWVFEFYRGEDQNQ
- a CDS encoding Ig-like domain-containing protein translates to MTPLAACSSGGGGDQATVEPARAVDAAALVHISATGQVDPSKPFTVTAEPGSRLTDVTVAGPDGRLVAGKLADDQRSWQSTGHLKAATSYAVRVAADDGKGGRGETSSSFSTVAAQRLLTAKLGPDSSGSGVYGVGQPLTVQLSEPVKDPAARQEVERSLAVTSQPAVVGAWYWVDDSNLHFRPKDYWPADAKVSLAFDGEGSRISDGLYGGAPATLALRTGDRVESLVDAATHELTLSRNGVPVRTIPVTTGKPGFSTRNGTKVVLGQERVVRMSGETIGIAAGSQESYDLQVEWATRVTWSGEYVHAAPWSVASQGVDNVSHGCTGMSTENAKWFYDQTRVGDIVRVVNSLGAGMEPFGNGFGDWNVSWDDWLKHSATGQPVSTAARSGQGQVASVALPQL
- a CDS encoding GntR family transcriptional regulator, whose amino-acid sequence is MHLSVDHDAATPPYEQIRTQIADRARSGDLPTGLKLPTVRALAEQLGLAANTVARAYRELEADGVVETHGRRGTLIAATGDTAHRLTAAAATEYAERARRLGVTRADALAAVQTALGLAYGA